From one Thalassobaculum sp. OXR-137 genomic stretch:
- a CDS encoding carboxypeptidase M32: protein MSATPATDALETRFRRLSALSGAAGMLGWDQHVLMPSGGAQARAEQLATLSVLRHELLTAPAVVDDLAAAQGERVDGWRAANLAEMRRTHAHATALSSDLVEALSRAGSRCEALWREARAKADFSLVRDAMADQIRLIREEAAAKADALGTTPYEALLDGYEPGGSISKIEALFAELEAELPPLLEAVLERQAREGDPVQPEGPFPVATQRILSRRVMETLGFDFNHGRLDETLHPFCGGVPDDVRVTTRYDETGFINGIMGVIHETGHALYERGLPADWRGQPVGEARGMVMHESQSLLMEMQACRSPAFLGLLSGWARTAFGADGPAWEPENLRRIYTRVARSFIRVEADEVTYPLHVILRTRLERAMLSGDLEVADLPGAWNAGMRDLLGVTPPDDARGCLQDIHWYDGAVGYFPTYTLGAMAAAQLFQAAVRAEPGIPEAIGRGDFTPLVGWLRQTVHGVASSKGTEEILTAATGAELSAAPFLAHLKARYLEG, encoded by the coding sequence ATGAGCGCCACCCCCGCGACCGACGCCCTTGAGACCCGCTTCCGCCGGCTCTCCGCCCTGTCGGGTGCCGCCGGGATGCTCGGCTGGGACCAGCACGTGCTGATGCCGTCCGGGGGCGCCCAGGCGCGGGCCGAACAGCTCGCCACCCTCTCCGTGCTGCGCCACGAGCTGCTGACCGCTCCGGCGGTGGTCGACGACCTGGCCGCGGCGCAGGGCGAGCGCGTCGACGGCTGGCGCGCGGCCAACCTGGCCGAAATGCGCCGTACCCATGCCCATGCAACGGCCCTGTCCTCCGACCTTGTGGAGGCCCTGTCGCGGGCCGGTTCGCGCTGCGAGGCGCTCTGGCGCGAGGCCCGGGCCAAGGCCGACTTCTCCCTCGTCCGCGACGCCATGGCCGACCAGATCCGGCTGATCCGCGAGGAGGCGGCCGCCAAGGCCGACGCCCTTGGAACCACGCCCTACGAGGCGCTGCTGGACGGGTACGAGCCGGGCGGATCGATCTCGAAGATCGAGGCGCTGTTCGCCGAGCTGGAGGCCGAGCTGCCGCCGCTGCTCGAGGCGGTGCTCGAGCGCCAGGCGCGCGAGGGCGATCCGGTGCAGCCGGAGGGGCCGTTCCCCGTCGCGACCCAGCGCATCCTGTCGCGCCGGGTGATGGAGACCCTGGGCTTCGACTTCAACCACGGCCGTCTGGACGAGACGCTGCACCCGTTCTGCGGCGGCGTGCCGGATGACGTGCGCGTCACCACCCGCTACGACGAGACCGGCTTCATCAACGGCATCATGGGCGTGATCCACGAGACCGGCCACGCCCTGTATGAGCGCGGCCTGCCCGCCGACTGGCGCGGCCAGCCGGTCGGCGAGGCCCGCGGCATGGTGATGCACGAGAGCCAGTCCCTGCTGATGGAAATGCAGGCCTGCCGGTCGCCCGCCTTCCTAGGCCTGCTCTCGGGCTGGGCGCGGACGGCGTTCGGCGCCGACGGTCCGGCCTGGGAGCCGGAGAACCTGCGCCGGATCTACACCCGGGTCGCGCGCAGCTTCATCCGCGTGGAAGCCGACGAGGTGACCTATCCGCTGCATGTGATCCTGCGCACCCGGCTGGAGCGCGCCATGCTCTCGGGCGATCTGGAGGTCGCGGACCTGCCCGGGGCGTGGAACGCAGGCATGCGGGACCTGCTCGGCGTGACCCCGCCGGACGACGCGCGGGGCTGCCTGCAGGATATCCACTGGTACGACGGCGCGGTCGGGTATTTCCCGACCTATACGCTCGGAGCGATGGCGGCGGCCCAGCTCTTCCAGGCGGCGGTGCGGGCCGAGCCCGGCATCCCCGAGGCAATCGGCCGGGGCGACTTCACGCCGCTGGTCGGCTGGCTGCGGCAGACCGTGCACGGCGTGGCCAGCTCGAAGGGCACCGAAGAGATCCTGACGGCCGCCACCGGCGCGGAACTGAGCGCCGCCCCGTTCCTGGCGCATCTGAAGGCGCGGTACCTGGAGGGGTAG
- a CDS encoding NAD(P)-dependent oxidoreductase codes for MTIERVAIFAPGDMGHALARVLVAKGLTVTTNLADRSDRTRALARAAGITDTEDDVEAVDGADVLFSILPPSLALELAQRLASSLALARSKPIYVDLNAIAPASAVEVGEVIEGIGVPFVDGGIIGGPPKSASGMGPRLYVSGHEDDVTRVLELRNFGLDMRAVPGGVGAASALKMSYAAVTKGLTALAVQSLASAKAYGVDKELDAEMVASLRMLRERFDRSLPDMAPKAYRWVGEMEEIARTFNDVGLDPRIFMGAAETYRLVAGTQLGKEVPERRTIGFTADEVSEIIAGALEAGLPQSGE; via the coding sequence ATGACAATCGAGAGAGTTGCCATCTTCGCGCCGGGCGACATGGGTCATGCCCTCGCCCGCGTGCTGGTCGCCAAGGGCTTGACGGTGACGACCAATCTCGCCGACCGGTCGGACCGCACCCGTGCGCTGGCCCGGGCCGCCGGCATCACCGATACCGAGGACGACGTGGAGGCGGTGGACGGCGCCGACGTGCTGTTCTCGATCCTGCCGCCGTCCCTGGCGCTGGAACTGGCGCAGCGCCTGGCCTCCTCCCTGGCCCTGGCCCGCTCGAAGCCGATCTATGTGGACCTGAACGCCATCGCCCCGGCCTCGGCCGTGGAGGTGGGCGAGGTGATCGAGGGGATCGGCGTGCCCTTCGTCGACGGCGGGATCATCGGCGGCCCGCCGAAGAGCGCCAGCGGCATGGGCCCGCGGCTCTATGTCTCCGGCCATGAGGACGACGTCACGCGGGTGCTGGAGCTGCGGAATTTCGGGCTCGACATGCGTGCGGTGCCGGGCGGCGTGGGTGCCGCGTCCGCCCTGAAGATGAGCTATGCGGCGGTCACCAAGGGGCTGACCGCGCTGGCGGTCCAGTCGCTCGCCTCGGCCAAGGCCTACGGGGTGGACAAGGAACTCGACGCCGAGATGGTGGCGAGCCTGCGGATGCTGCGCGAGCGCTTCGACCGCTCGCTGCCGGACATGGCGCCGAAGGCCTATCGCTGGGTCGGCGAGATGGAGGAGATCGCCCGCACCTTCAACGACGTGGGCCTCGACCCGCGGATCTTCATGGGCGCGGCGGAGACGTATCGGCTGGTGGCGGGGACCCAGCTCGGCAAGGAGGTGCCGGAGCGCCGCACCATCGGCTTCACCGCCGACGAGGTGTCCGAGATCATCGCCGGCGCGCTGGAGGCGGGGCTGCCGCAAAGCGGGGAGTGA
- the thrC gene encoding threonine synthase — MQYVSTRGQAPALAFDDVLLTGLARDGGLYVPAVWPLFSKDDIRSLRGLSYAEVATRVMAPFVGGTIPEDVLRKIAEDAYGGFGHTAVAPLKQLDGNLWMMELFHGPTLAFKDYAMQILGRLFDHVLAQRGDRVTIVGATSGDTGSAAIEACRDRDNIDCFILFPHGRVSPVQRRQMTTVDAPNVHAIAVEGTFDDCQDLVKAAFGDTEFRDEMTLSAVNSINWARIMPQIAYYFWAAVALGAPERTVSFSVPSGNFGNVYSAYAARNMGLPIETLVVGTNSNDILYRYLESGTMEITGVAPTLSPSMDIQVSSNFERLLFDLLDRDGDAVQRTMNGFRQSGSYTVEPERHARATALFRGARADDDEIVATIRAIAEETGEVIDPHTAVGIAAARRTRAGRDGSIPMVSLACAHPAKFAEAVERAVGAAARLPERMADLMDRPERQTVMPNDLSALKTLVRDRAARRGAAA; from the coding sequence GTGCAATACGTTAGCACCCGCGGGCAGGCGCCCGCTCTCGCCTTCGACGATGTTCTGCTCACCGGACTGGCCCGTGACGGCGGTTTGTACGTCCCGGCGGTCTGGCCGCTGTTCTCGAAGGACGACATCCGAAGTCTTCGCGGCCTCTCCTATGCGGAGGTGGCCACGCGGGTCATGGCGCCGTTTGTCGGCGGTACCATCCCCGAGGACGTCCTGCGCAAGATCGCCGAGGACGCCTATGGCGGTTTCGGCCATACCGCCGTCGCTCCCCTCAAGCAGCTCGACGGCAATCTCTGGATGATGGAGCTGTTCCACGGCCCGACGCTGGCGTTTAAGGACTACGCCATGCAGATCCTGGGGCGGCTGTTCGACCACGTGCTGGCCCAGCGCGGCGACCGGGTGACCATCGTCGGCGCCACCTCCGGCGATACCGGCTCGGCCGCCATCGAAGCCTGCCGCGACCGCGACAACATCGACTGCTTCATCCTGTTCCCGCACGGAAGGGTCTCGCCGGTGCAGCGCCGGCAGATGACCACGGTCGACGCGCCGAACGTCCACGCCATCGCCGTGGAAGGCACCTTCGACGACTGCCAGGACCTGGTGAAGGCGGCGTTCGGCGATACCGAGTTCCGCGACGAGATGACCCTGTCGGCGGTCAACTCGATCAACTGGGCGCGGATCATGCCGCAGATCGCCTATTACTTCTGGGCCGCGGTGGCGCTCGGCGCGCCGGAGCGCACGGTGTCCTTCTCGGTGCCCAGCGGCAATTTCGGTAACGTCTACTCGGCCTATGCCGCCCGCAACATGGGCCTGCCGATCGAGACCCTGGTGGTCGGCACCAACTCCAACGACATCCTCTACCGCTACCTGGAGAGCGGCACGATGGAGATCACTGGCGTGGCGCCGACCCTGTCGCCGTCGATGGACATCCAGGTCTCCAGCAATTTCGAGCGGCTGCTGTTCGACCTGCTCGACCGGGACGGCGATGCGGTCCAGCGCACCATGAACGGCTTCCGCCAGTCCGGCTCCTACACGGTCGAGCCCGAGCGCCACGCCCGGGCCACCGCGCTGTTCCGCGGCGCGCGGGCGGATGACGACGAGATCGTCGCCACCATCCGCGCCATCGCCGAGGAGACCGGCGAGGTGATCGACCCGCACACCGCCGTCGGCATCGCCGCCGCCCGCCGGACCCGTGCCGGCCGCGACGGGTCGATCCCGATGGTATCGCTGGCCTGCGCCCACCCGGCCAAGTTCGCCGAGGCGGTGGAGCGGGCCGTGGGTGCCGCCGCCCGGTTGCCGGAGCGGATGGCCGACCTGATGGACCGGCCGGAGCGCCAGACCGTGATGCCGAACGACCTTTCCGCCCTGAAGACACTGGTGCGCGACCGCGCGGCGCGGCGGGGAGCGGCAGCTTGA
- a CDS encoding pitrilysin family protein, giving the protein MRLTTLDNGLTVATDAMPSVESASVGLWVGVGTRHEKPSENGLAHLIEHMVFKGTAKRDAAAIAREIEDVGGHMNAYTSREQTAYYAKVLADDVPVAIDLISDIVQNSVFDPAELDRERAVIVQEIAQVNDTPDDVIFDHFQTAAFPDQGLGRPVLGTAEVVRSVPRQSLVDYVAQSYGADSCILSVAGRVDHDRVVELAAERFSAMPSKTTKTTDLGQYAGGEIRVERELEQLHVILGFRGTSFDDPDFYTLQVLSMIYGGGMSSRLFQEVREKRGLAYSIYSFTSAYLDDGLLGVYAGTGADEVGEVMPVICDQLRAIPDELDESELARAKIQLKSSLLMSRESTSARCEQLANHFLVHGRLPDLADIIENVEKVDPAAIRAMVERLLSAPPTLTAVGPTGTLESYDAIRARLS; this is encoded by the coding sequence ATGCGTCTGACCACCCTGGATAACGGGCTGACCGTCGCCACCGACGCCATGCCGTCGGTGGAATCCGCCTCCGTCGGCCTGTGGGTCGGGGTCGGCACCCGCCATGAGAAGCCGTCCGAGAACGGGCTCGCCCATCTGATCGAGCACATGGTGTTCAAGGGCACCGCCAAGCGCGATGCCGCCGCCATCGCCCGCGAGATCGAGGATGTCGGCGGTCACATGAACGCCTATACCTCGCGCGAGCAGACTGCCTATTACGCCAAGGTCCTGGCCGACGACGTGCCGGTGGCGATCGACCTGATCTCCGACATCGTGCAGAACTCGGTGTTCGATCCGGCCGAACTCGACCGCGAGCGGGCGGTGATCGTGCAGGAGATCGCCCAGGTCAACGACACGCCGGACGACGTGATCTTCGACCATTTCCAGACCGCCGCCTTCCCCGACCAGGGGCTCGGCCGGCCGGTACTGGGCACGGCCGAGGTGGTCCGCTCGGTGCCGCGCCAGTCGCTGGTCGACTACGTGGCGCAGAGCTACGGCGCCGATTCCTGCATCCTGTCGGTCGCCGGTCGGGTGGACCACGACCGGGTGGTCGAGCTGGCCGCCGAGCGCTTCTCGGCGATGCCGTCCAAGACCACCAAGACGACCGATCTCGGCCAGTATGCCGGTGGCGAGATCCGGGTGGAGCGCGAGCTGGAGCAGCTTCACGTGATCCTCGGCTTCCGCGGCACCTCGTTCGACGACCCGGATTTCTACACCCTGCAGGTCCTGTCGATGATCTATGGCGGCGGCATGTCCTCCCGCCTGTTCCAGGAAGTGCGCGAGAAGCGCGGGCTGGCCTATTCGATCTACTCCTTCACCTCGGCCTATCTGGATGACGGGCTGCTCGGCGTCTATGCGGGCACCGGGGCCGACGAGGTGGGCGAGGTGATGCCGGTGATCTGCGATCAGCTCCGGGCGATTCCGGACGAGCTGGACGAGAGCGAGCTGGCGCGGGCCAAGATCCAGCTCAAGTCCTCCCTGCTGATGAGCCGGGAGAGCACCAGCGCGCGCTGCGAGCAGCTCGCCAACCACTTCCTGGTGCATGGCCGCCTGCCGGACCTGGCGGATATCATCGAGAACGTGGAGAAGGTCGACCCGGCCGCGATCCGCGCGATGGTGGAGCGCCTGCTGAGCGCGCCGCCGACCCTGACCGCGGTGGGACCGACCGGCACTCTGGAAAGCTACGACGCCATCCGCGCGCGCCTGAGCTGA
- a CDS encoding GNAT family N-acetyltransferase, which produces MPDLSIRPARPTDAPVVAALDILAGGGVYEFIYDDRPDEPGAAQLMLQAVLSADTALSWSRVLIAELDGEPVGAITSQPFDDQPPSGLEASVPEDRAAHVAPIQAMGRPGSWFINMLAVGARASGHGVGRALIEAVAERARAAGFSELTLRVFADNAPALGLYRRCGFREVDAVDIPSLPRLPHEGGVLLLLRAL; this is translated from the coding sequence TTGCCTGATCTGAGCATCCGGCCGGCGCGTCCCACCGACGCGCCGGTCGTCGCCGCCCTCGATATCCTCGCCGGCGGCGGGGTCTACGAATTCATCTACGATGACCGTCCGGACGAGCCGGGCGCCGCCCAGCTCATGCTGCAGGCGGTGCTGTCGGCCGACACCGCCCTGTCCTGGAGCCGCGTCCTGATCGCGGAGCTGGACGGCGAGCCGGTCGGCGCGATCACCAGCCAGCCCTTCGACGACCAGCCGCCCTCCGGCCTGGAGGCGAGCGTCCCCGAAGACCGCGCCGCCCATGTGGCGCCGATCCAGGCCATGGGACGTCCGGGCTCCTGGTTCATCAACATGCTGGCGGTCGGGGCCAGGGCAAGCGGCCACGGCGTCGGCCGGGCGCTGATCGAGGCTGTCGCCGAGAGGGCCCGCGCGGCGGGGTTCTCGGAGCTGACGCTGCGGGTGTTCGCCGATAACGCGCCGGCGCTCGGCCTGTATCGAAGATGCGGGTTCCGGGAGGTGGACGCGGTCGACATCCCGTCCCTTCCCCGCCTGCCCCATGAGGGCGGGGTGCTGCTCCTGCTGCGGGCGCTGTAG
- a CDS encoding aspartate-semialdehyde dehydrogenase, whose protein sequence is MGYRVAVVGATGAVGREMLTTLAERNFPADEVIALASGRSAGNEVSFGEKGTLTVQDLATFDFSKADIALFSAGGDVSLEYAPKAGQAGCVVIDNSSAFRMDPDVPLIVPEVNPGALARYGKKNIIANPNCSTAQLVVALKPLHDAFGVKRVVVSTYQSVSGAGKEGMDELFNQTRAVYVNDPIERENFTKQIAFNVIPHIDKFMDDGFTKEEWKMTVETKKILDPDIDVVAQCVRVPVFIGHSEAVFIETKKPIDAETARKAMHGFPGLIVLDHRADEGYVTPVESAGEDAVYVSRIRVDPTVKNGLVFWCVSDNLRKGAALNAVQIAEELVAKHLKKAA, encoded by the coding sequence ATGGGCTACAGAGTTGCCGTTGTCGGCGCCACGGGTGCGGTGGGACGCGAGATGCTGACCACGCTGGCCGAGCGCAACTTCCCCGCCGACGAGGTCATTGCCCTCGCCTCGGGCCGTTCCGCCGGGAACGAAGTGTCCTTCGGCGAGAAGGGCACGCTCACCGTTCAGGACCTCGCGACCTTCGATTTCTCCAAGGCCGATATCGCCCTGTTCTCCGCCGGCGGCGACGTCTCGCTGGAATACGCGCCGAAGGCCGGCCAGGCGGGCTGCGTCGTCATCGACAACAGCTCCGCCTTCCGCATGGACCCGGACGTGCCGCTGATCGTGCCGGAGGTGAACCCCGGCGCGCTGGCCCGCTACGGCAAGAAGAACATCATCGCCAACCCGAACTGCTCCACCGCGCAGCTCGTGGTCGCGCTGAAGCCGCTGCACGACGCGTTCGGCGTCAAGCGGGTGGTCGTCTCGACCTACCAGTCGGTCTCCGGTGCCGGCAAGGAAGGCATGGACGAGCTGTTCAATCAGACCCGTGCGGTCTACGTGAACGACCCGATCGAGCGCGAGAATTTCACCAAGCAGATCGCCTTCAACGTGATCCCGCACATAGACAAGTTCATGGATGACGGGTTCACCAAGGAAGAGTGGAAGATGACGGTCGAGACCAAGAAGATCCTCGACCCGGACATCGACGTGGTCGCCCAGTGCGTCCGCGTCCCGGTGTTCATCGGCCATTCCGAGGCGGTGTTCATCGAGACCAAGAAGCCGATCGACGCCGAGACCGCCCGCAAGGCGATGCACGGCTTCCCTGGGCTGATCGTGCTCGACCACCGCGCCGACGAGGGCTACGTCACCCCGGTGGAGAGTGCGGGCGAGGACGCGGTCTATGTCAGCCGCATCCGGGTCGATCCGACCGTGAAGAACGGCCTGGTGTTCTGGTGCGTCAGCGACAACCTGCGCAAGGGTGCCGCCCTGAACGCGGTGCAGATCGCCGAGGAACTGGTCGCCAAGCACCTGAAGAAGGCGGCCTGA